The nucleotide window TGATGGCCTGGATGCCCATGAGGGCGCCGGCCAGACGCGCGTCGAGCCGGCGGTCCCCGTGCACGTGCGAGCCGAGGCCGATCGGCACGCCATAGGCCAGGACCTCCACGACGCCGCCGAGGGTCTCCCCCTCCTTGTGCGCCGCGTCCACCTCGGCCACCATCGCGGCCGAGGTCTCCGGGTCGAGGCAGCGGACGGGGTCGGCGTCGAGCCGGGCCTCGTCCTCGGGCACGGGGAAGGCGTGGTCCGCGGGCAGGGTGGCCGCTCCGAACGCGACGGTGTGCGAGACGATCCGCACGCCGAGCTCGGCGAGGAACGAGCGGGCCACGGTGCCGAGGGCGACGCGCGCGGCGGTCTCGCGGGCCGAGGCGCGCTCCAGCAGGGGGCGGGCGTCGTCGAAGCCGTACTTCTGCATGCCGGTGAGGTCGGCGTGGCCGGGACGCGGGCGGGTCAGCTTCGCGTTGCGCGCGAGCCCCGCGAGCTCCTCGGCCGGCACGGGATCGGCCGCCATCACCTTCTCCCACTTGGGCCACTCGGTGTTGGCCACCTGGATCGCCACGGGCGAGCCCAGCGTCAGGCCGTGCCGCACGCCGCCGAGCACGGTGACGGCGTCCTGCTCGAACGACATCCGCGCGCCGCGGCCGTAGCCGAGGCGACGGCGCGCGAGCGCGTCCGCGATCGCCTCCGTCGTCACCGGGATCCCGGCGGGGAGACCTTCGAGGATTCCTGTCAGGGCGGGGCCGTGAGACTCTCCCGCTGTCAACCAGCGCACCATGCCGACGATCCTCTCACGCAGGCGGGGCGCCGCCGCCGGATGTGACCGGCGGCGTCGCCCGCGGGTCGTGCCGGCGGCGGGTCAGGCCCCGGCCACGCCGAGTGCCCGGGCGGCCGCGGCCGTCACCGCGGCCCAGTCCGGCTCCGGCGCACCGGCCTCCCGGCGGGGCCGAGCGGTGAAGAGGCGCACCTGCTCCACGCCCTGGTGCAGCAGCATCGCGACGCCGGACACGACCGCCCCTCCGTGGCCGGACCACGCGTGGGCGAGGGCGGAGGGCCACGGGTCGTACGCGGCGTCCAGCAGGGGCGGCAGCGCCCCGCCCTCGGGGAGGCACGGGGCGAGGGGGTCGGCGGCGCGGGGCGGCAGGGTGGCGACGAGCGCGCGCAGGTCCGGGGCCAGGGCCAGGAGCTCGGCCTGTGCCATGACCTCCACCCGGAGCCCGAGCCCGGCCGCGAGGTCTGCGACCTCCGCGGCGCGGGACGGCTCCCGGACGCCGAACGCGACGGCGTCGGCGCCGAGCTGCCACGCGGCCAGCACCGCGGCGGCCGCGGTGCCGCCGTTGCCGAGCACACCCATGGCACCGCCGCGTGCGGCGGGGTCCAGCCCAGCGGTGCGCAGGGCACCGACCACGCCGTCGACGTCCGTGTTGTGGGCCAGCAGGGCGCCCGGATGGTCCGGGTGGTCGCGCACGAGCGTGTTCGCCACGCCCAGCAGGCGCACCCGGTCCGTCAGGACGTCGGCCTCGGAGACCACCGCCGCCTTGAGCGGCATGGTGACGGAGACGCCCAGCCAGTCCTCCCCGGGGTCGGCGACGCCGGATCCCGTCGCCCCGGAGGCCCTCCCGAGGCGGTCCCGCACGAAGGCGGGCAGCCCGTCCGGGCCGAGGTCGTGGCGGTCGTAGACCACGGGCAGGCCGAGGGCCGCGTAGGCGGCCCCGTGCAGCGTCGGGGAGAGCGAGTGCGCGATCGGGCGGCCCAACACGCCGGCGCGCAGGCGGACCCCCGGGGGCGCCGGGGCGGCGCTCACCCGCACACGTCCGGGTTGGAGGCGCAGTACTTCTGGAACTCGCGCTGGTGGGCGCGGTGCTCCTCGTACGTCTTCGAGAACTCGGTGTGCCCCGTGGCGATGTCGGTGGTCACCCAGTAGTAGTCCTCGGACGGCTCGGGGTGCACGGCGGCCTCCACCGCGGCGTCGGAGGGCATGCCGATCGGCCCCGGCGGCAGGCCCCGGTGCTGGTAGGTGTTGTAGGGGTTGGACTCGTCGGCGCGCTGGGCCTTGGTGAACTGGAGGCTGCGCGCCCCAAGCCCGTAGTTGACGGCCGAGTCGATCTGCAGCAGGCCGTGGGTCTCCGTGTTGTCCGGCGCGAGCCGGTTCTCGATGATGCCCGCGACCCGCGCGTAGTCCCGTGGCAGGGCCTCGGCCTCGAGGAGGGAGGCCAGGGTGACCACGCGCATCCGCTCGTCGGCGTCGCTCACCCCCTGCTCGTCGAGGAACTCGAGGCGCGGGCGCACGAGCCTGTCCAGGATCTGCTCCGGGGTCGAGTCCACGGAGATCCGGTACTCCCCCGGGTCGAGCCACCCCTCGAGCGAGTCGGCCCCCTCGGGGACGCCGTACCGCTGCGGATCGCTGGCCGCGGCGTCGAACTCCTCGCGGGAGTGGCCCGTGGACTCCACGAGGGCGTCCAGCGTCTCTGTGAGCCACTGGCCGCGGTTGACGAGCACGTAGTGCACGGCGCCCTGGTCCCGGCCCTGCAGCACGGCGAGGGCGTCGGCGGCGGGCATGCGCTCGCGCAGCACGAAGTCGCCGGCACCGATGGGCCGTTCGCCCGACTCCTCGGCCTCGCGCCGCAGCGCCGAGGCCGAGCCGACGATGCCCTTCTCGTCCAGGCGCTCCGCCACGGACTGCAGGGACTCCCCCGGGCGGACGGTGAACGTGACCTCCTCGCCCGAGGCCTCGGCGTGGTCCGCCCCGGCGAGCATGGAGCGCAGCGCCAGTGCGGCCACGACCACGAGGGCCGCCGCCACGGCGAGCAGGACCACCCGGCCGCGGCGCCGCCGGTCCCCCCGTCCCGTGCCGGCCGCGCGGGCCGAGCCGGTCATGACGGGGCGCCGTGCGGTGCCGCCGACGACGGAGGGGCCCGCGGCGCGCGACCCCCGCCCGCGATCCACGGCTCCAGCCCGGCGCGGGGAGCGTCCGGCGCGCAGCCGTCCCAGCGTGCCCGCGAGGGCGCCCCCGCGGACCGGCGGCGGGGCGGGCGCGGGCTCCGGCTCGCCGGGCTCCTCGGCGTCCGAGAGGTCCGCGGTGAGGTCCTCGTGCTCCACGAAGCCGAACACGTCGAGGTCGTCGTCCTCCGGGTCGTGGTCGTAGCCCCGGCGTGTCTCGTTCACGGCGTCTCCTCCGTCGTGGCCGGCTGCCCGGCCCAGGCGCCCGTGCGGCGCTGCTCGTCGATGGCCGCCTGCAGGATGGCGACGGCCGCCGCCTGGTCGATCACCGACCGGCTGTCCTTCACGGTGCGGCCGGCGCTGCGCAGGCCCGCCTGGGCTGTGACCGTGGAGAGGCGCTCGTCCACGAGGTGGACGGGGACCGGACGGCCCGCGGCGCCGAGGGCGCGCTCGAGGCGCGCCGCGTAGTCGAGGGCGTCCTGCGTGGACGGCGTGTGCTCCCCGCGCAGGTTGACCGGCAGCCCCACATACACCACCACGGCCTCGTGCTCGTCCACGTGGCGCACGAGCTCGCCGAGGTCACGGCCGTGCCTCGCGTCCCGCC belongs to Micrococcus sp. 2A and includes:
- the aroC gene encoding chorismate synthase, whose protein sequence is MVRWLTAGESHGPALTGILEGLPAGIPVTTEAIADALARRRLGYGRGARMSFEQDAVTVLGGVRHGLTLGSPVAIQVANTEWPKWEKVMAADPVPAEELAGLARNAKLTRPRPGHADLTGMQKYGFDDARPLLERASARETAARVALGTVARSFLAELGVRIVSHTVAFGAATLPADHAFPVPEDEARLDADPVRCLDPETSAAMVAEVDAAHKEGETLGGVVEVLAYGVPIGLGSHVHGDRRLDARLAGALMGIQAIKGVQVGDGFATASRRGSAAHDGIARGDGGRPRRTSDRAGGIEAGMSTGEVLRVSAAMKPIATVPRALPTVDVATGDATTAHHQRSDVAAVPAAGIVAEAMVALVLADAVMEKFGGDSLGETRRNLEAFTAAIPALPEPAGDAPADGPMGDPLP
- a CDS encoding shikimate dehydrogenase, giving the protein MSAAPAPPGVRLRAGVLGRPIAHSLSPTLHGAAYAALGLPVVYDRHDLGPDGLPAFVRDRLGRASGATGSGVADPGEDWLGVSVTMPLKAAVVSEADVLTDRVRLLGVANTLVRDHPDHPGALLAHNTDVDGVVGALRTAGLDPAARGGAMGVLGNGGTAAAAVLAAWQLGADAVAFGVREPSRAAEVADLAAGLGLRVEVMAQAELLALAPDLRALVATLPPRAADPLAPCLPEGGALPPLLDAAYDPWPSALAHAWSGHGGAVVSGVAMLLHQGVEQVRLFTARPRREAGAPEPDWAAVTAAAARALGVAGA
- a CDS encoding endolytic transglycosylase MltG; the protein is MNETRRGYDHDPEDDDLDVFGFVEHEDLTADLSDAEEPGEPEPAPAPPPVRGGALAGTLGRLRAGRSPRRAGAVDRGRGSRAAGPSVVGGTARRPVMTGSARAAGTGRGDRRRRGRVVLLAVAAALVVVAALALRSMLAGADHAEASGEEVTFTVRPGESLQSVAERLDEKGIVGSASALRREAEESGERPIGAGDFVLRERMPAADALAVLQGRDQGAVHYVLVNRGQWLTETLDALVESTGHSREEFDAAASDPQRYGVPEGADSLEGWLDPGEYRISVDSTPEQILDRLVRPRLEFLDEQGVSDADERMRVVTLASLLEAEALPRDYARVAGIIENRLAPDNTETHGLLQIDSAVNYGLGARSLQFTKAQRADESNPYNTYQHRGLPPGPIGMPSDAAVEAAVHPEPSEDYYWVTTDIATGHTEFSKTYEEHRAHQREFQKYCASNPDVCG
- the ruvX gene encoding Holliday junction resolvase RuvX, with translation MSSWEVRRGRAIGVDVGRARVGVASSDPDGLLATPVATLRRDARHGRDLGELVRHVDEHEAVVVYVGLPVNLRGEHTPSTQDALDYAARLERALGAAGRPVPVHLVDERLSTVTAQAGLRSAGRTVKDSRSVIDQAAAVAILQAAIDEQRRTGAWAGQPATTEETP